Within the Glycine max cultivar Williams 82 chromosome 12, Glycine_max_v4.0, whole genome shotgun sequence genome, the region ATGAAAACCACAAAACTATCAAACTTTAAAGAAAACGTTGCAAGCTACTTTTCCCACCAAAACGCATCTAAGGGTTAATTGTATGTACATTTCTATAATGGGACAAGGCAGTGAAAGGGAGGGCTAGCTGAGAACCACAACCATTTTCCTAGAAAGGAGTCAACAAGTTTAAAGGACTCAATCGAATATTCCTCTCCTTCTTTCCACCAATGATAAATTATGATCACAAGTGGAAGTGGGAACGGTGGAACTTGAAGCCATACATGCATAAGTTCTTGGTTTGTGGCAATTCTATTCTGTAGACTAGCTACTAGCCTTATCCTCCTAGTGCAGAAAGCTGAAGGGGACTGTAGTGTTTAATCACACTTAGTAATATTTGATAGGGAAGGATTCCAAATTTAGATTATTAGTCCATTACCAATTCcctataaaacaaaatttatgagAGTACAAACTCCAAAATAGATTCATCTTAAGGACAATTTGTGTATTATTGCAAGAAAGATAATACCGTATAACTTTAGTCTTTAACAAATGCAAATTAGATAATGTGGTACCAAGGGTCACGAGACACTTGTATATAAGCGTGCCACGTTGCCTGCAATGTTCAATCTAGCAGAGCCACTTGGACAGTTACAACAAGTGAAAACGGTTAATTGAACGTGTACCCACATTCAAATGTGTTAGAATTTTAGAAGATTTTAGAGAAGGGTGTGGCTGTAAGTGTAGGTGTGCAAGTAGTAGTCTTCGCGTTCACATCATTGTACTCTGGACAGCACCATGGTAGGATCGAATCATTGCTCAAAATTTGCCCCTCACAAAACCAAGAAAGTTGTTGTGGTCCCGTCCCTTGTTTCCTTCCCCAAAAGGAACGTCCAATTGGAGTGCCATCTGCACAGGCAAGCTCTCTTGGTTATACCATTTTTATGTATTCATCTTCACAgacaaattaatgattataccttttttcttattatttaggTAGAAGCCTAGATGGTTGAAACATTTGTTGCCTGATGCAATCCGTGTATTAGGTTTACACCCAAGACTGGGTCTACTATGTTTTGGAAAATACCAAGTCATCAAGTCTTTTCCATGACCGTGTATAAAGGTAACTTTCAGGTTGGAAGCCTTTTTTTGCTGGAAGCAAGATATCTTTATAACCAAAAATCATGAGACTCACCCGAGATCACCGAAGTGGATTTTATCTCTCCCAACGAAGTATTTTCCATATGCATGGTAGGTATGCTTAAATAACCCAATGTTGGACCTTGTTGGTGGTTGGAAGCCCTTTTAATAAGGCTGAGAGTACCTAGACAACTAACTTTAAGAATACATGGTATACTAAATTAGGATCGGTTTTGCATGCTAACGTGATGCTTAAGAAATCAATTCaccataatttttataaatttcaatttattgtggataatgaataataatctgaatttatataaatcttGTCACTAAATACATGCACGAATTAATGCAGAATTGTTCTTGTTTAAACAACTTCAGGTTTAAATCTTGAATATACAACCTTCTTAAATATTCGGAAGGCAATTTTTATCACTGATTACCTCTTGTATAAAGGATAATTAAGTGCCATCTCTATCCAAAAGAATTAAGATAAATCTCACCATATAGTTAGTTACCTAGGACTTTTATATGGCCAACAACAAATCCTGGCTAAGCTACGTAAGTATAACCACTCGTTGGCCATTTATAAGCCACACCAACAGAAAAAACAAGAAACCATAAATCAGAACTTCCTACTGCATATATATAATAGCATCTTCCCCTTGATTTTTTCATCTCATGCTATTTTCGTGCCACTTTGCTCTTTTCCCCTATCTCTCTACTGCCAAAAGTTAGCACTTACAATATCCTATTCCTTTCTTTCTGTGTTTAGTTCTACACAAAGTACCAAACACTGGCTAGCAAGAAGGGCATGGCAACATGTGGGAGCCTGCATCACATCTTCGACACCCTTTTGCCAGAAAAGTCAACCCTGCTTGAATCCCTCTCATGGAACCAAATAAAACCCCTAAAATCCACAGACCAAACCCACTCCTTCACTGAGATATTTGGAGAACTCCATTTCAAGGAGAGTCCTATATCATCACCATTCACTCCCCACGTTTctacttcatcatcatcatcgtcaaCTGAGATAACAAACAACACCAACAGGCACAAGAATAGTGACAGCTTCTCATCCTTGAGTTCTGAGAGTTTGCACCTTTGCACTGAGGGTCTTGGCTTTGAGAGTTCAGATGATGTTGAAGACTTCAAGGATGGAATGAGTGAGAGTTGTGAAGTGTATAAGGAGAAAGAGGGTGTCAAAAGGTGTGTGAGTTCAAGGGTGAGTGAGTACCCTCCTCCTATTTCTTGCATAGGGAGGAGTGGGAAGCCTTGGGTGTGTTTCAGGTCCTACAGAAGTGAAGGGAGGTTTGTTCTTGAAGAGATAAGGATTCCAACACATGAGTTCTTGCATGCTTGTAGAGAGGATGGAAGGCTGAAGCTGCATTTTGTTCATCATGAGGATGAACccatagaagaagaagaagaagaagaagatgatgatgatgatgatattggTGTAGAAACAATGgatgaagaggaggaagaagaaaacatggaagagaaaaatgatgatTAATTGTGTGGCAGATcatgaagaaaatgagattGATGCTCAAGTGATGACTAGCCACTTACTTGATGAAAGAGCAGAAAATTTGAATGCTAAGGAAGATTTACAaaaataagagaagaagaaacaaaataattttaagcacTGTTGTGTTTTTGTATCTTTTCTTTAATATGTTGGCTTTTGTCTCTTAACTTCTAAAGATTTTGTCTGATGGAAACAGGAGTTGACACCTCTGATCGAGTTTTCATTCACATCAACTGTGACTTAAACTTGATTTTCAGACTTGTATTGATAAGCATGTAAATcttgttataaattttcattGCAGTTGGTGATCTTTTTCTGACCTTGTCAGAAGAAGTGTCTTTCATTaatctaaatattttatatataaaaaaaaaaaaaagttttgtgtGGTGTGTTCCAAAATTAGTGGACTAACGAGAAAATTGCAATCTTCTGTCAAGGACTCGATATTGTCCCACGCTACCTACTTCCCTTGTAAACGAGTCACGTCtattttatatgtttcttaGTCATGGGAAGTGGAAATTCGGGGACTTTCACGTGAGACAAGGTAGATGCATGTTATCTAAGGATTATCTTAACTAAACTATAATCCAAGATCCTATGAGCACAATGGCCGGGGAGGGTTGAATCGAGGTTAGCAATGACACATTTGAGTACTGCAACGCGTGAAGCACTTTTTCTTACCACAGAAAATACGAAGACAAAACCAAGGGAAAGTAGGATAATCTAGAAATAAATCAGAACCCATAATCGTAGTAGCAGAGATAAGATTGTAAAAGAGACACGAcacacaaaaagaagaaaagggcaCCAAGATAAGAGCATATAATATGTGATCCAGGGCCATGgtattttagacaaaattttgtGATATAATGTAATGTGCAAAATGTTCGATGCTCTCTTATT harbors:
- the LOC100527149 gene encoding protein FANTASTIC FOUR 3; this translates as MATCGSLHHIFDTLLPEKSTLLESLSWNQIKPLKSTDQTHSFTEIFGELHFKESPISSPFTPHVSTSSSSSSTEITNNTNRHKNSDSFSSLSSESLHLCTEGLGFESSDDVEDFKDGMSESCEVYKEKEGVKRCVSSRVSEYPPPISCIGRSGKPWVCFRSYRSEGRFVLEEIRIPTHEFLHACREDGRLKLHFVHHEDEPIEEEEEEEDDDDDDIGVETMDEEEEEENMEEKNDD